GGCCAGTTTGAGGCGGATGAAACCGTTCATATGGGAGTCCGCCAGATGATGAACGACCTGGGCGACCGTCCAGCCGCCTGGCCTGTAGGGTGTTTCCAGTTGATGGGCGTCAAGGTCCTGTACAGCCAGTTCTATCAGCGAGGGCAGATACCGGATGTCGTTGATAAAACGTTTGCGCATTTCAGCGTTGATAATTGCAGGCGCTTCAAACCGGCCGATGGGATAACGAAGATCTTCCATATCCGTAAATATTGAGTGTTTGCTATTCTTCCCGCAGGTCCTTCCCCGTCAGCTGAATGAACACATCCTCGAGGTTGGCCGGCTTCACTTCCTTTTTGCGTTCGAAACCGCCGGCTACGAGCTGGTCGATCAGCGCATCGGGAGAATCCAGTGCAATAACGCGGCCGCTGTCCACGATCGCACAGCGGTCGCACAAAAACTCCGCTTCATCCATATAATGGGTGGTGATCACAACGGTGGTCCCTTGTTCTTTTACCTGCTGGATCAGCGTCCAGAGGTTGCGGCGCGCCTGGGGGTCCAGTCCCGTTGTCGGCTCATCCAGGAAAATGATCCTGGGTTTGTTGATCAGGGTGGTAGCAATGGAAAAACGTTGCTTCTGGCCGCCGGACAAAGCTTTGAACTTCGCCGTGGCCTTGTCTTCCAGGTTGAATTCCTTCAGCAGCTCGCGGGCATTCACCGGCTGGTTGTACAGTCCCCCGAACAGTTCCACCAGTTCCAGCAGGTTCAGCCCGGGGTAATATCCGGAGGATTGCAGCTGTACCCCGATGATCTTTTTAATGGCTCCGGGGTCTTCATCCAGGTTGATGCCATCCACGATCACCGTCCCGGAGGTCTTCTGCCGCAGGGTTTCAATGATCTCCAGGGTAGTGGATTTCCCGGCGCCATTGGGACCGAGCAGGCCAAATACCTCATTTTCATACACATCGAAGCTGATCCCTTTCACCGCCGTGAAATCGCCGTACTGTTTCACCAGGTCTTTCACCTCTATGATCTTCCGTTTTTCCATGTCGCCAATTTACGGCAAAAAAATTTTGGGGAAGAAGGGAAAATGTACACGCTATGCGCTGGCTCAACCGTTCAATAAATGCTCGTTGCGCAATCACCCGGAAAACCTTGTCCCTGTTTGCAGATGGCCCATTTTGCAAAAAAGGGGTACCCGCACATGGATACCCCTTTTTCGATAAATGTAAATTTTGTGACCGGATCAGCTATTTGGATGCCGCCGGTTTGTTGATGAAGATCTGGGTGAAATAGGTAATATTCCCTTTCCCCTTTGCCGTACCGATGCCGATCATGTTAAAGTTGCCCAGCATGTTCTTGCGGTGGCCGGGGCTTTTGATCCATCCGTTCACCACAGCTTCGGCGTTCAGGTTGCCGTAGGCCACATTCTCCGCGGCAGCGCTTACACGGCCCAGCTTTTTGGAGATATCGTCGATACGGCTTTCAAAACCATCATGGCCGAATGCGCTGCGGCCATTGGCCATGGACCTGCTGTGTCCGCGCGCTTCCGTATTCAGCACTTCATTCATCACCAGGGCGGCGAGGCCTTTGGATTTACGGTACTTGTTAACGTAGTAAAGAATGTCCTCTTCCATATTGCCGGATGATCTCACCGTACCGGTGGCTGCGCCGCTCACCGGTTTGCTGCAGGCCAGCGCCTGGGAGGATAAAAATACGGCGACGGATAGTACAAGGATCTGGTAAAATTTCTTCTCTCTGAACATGTTTCTAAAAACGGTTTATTAAAGGATAAAATTGTGCGAACCAATATCGCGCCAGATTTTACCGGATGACAGCCTGCACCGTTTCGATCATGTTCTTTGAGCCGATGAATACGGGGATGCGCTGATGCAGCTCCGTGGGTTTGATATCGAGCAATCGCCTTTCGCTGTCTGCAATAGCGAGCCCTCCCGCTTTTTCCATGAGGAAGGACATCGGGTTGCATTCATAGCATAACCGCAGGCGGCCCTGGCTGTATTTTCCGAACGCCGGGTACATGAAAATGCCGCCCTGTATGAGGGTGCGGTGGATCTCGGAGACCATGCAGCCCACGAAACGGTGGCGGTACACCTTTCCTTTATTATCCTTTGCCATGAACAACTGGATGGCTTCCCGGGTCTTTTCGTCGTACAAATGGTAGTAGCCCATGTTCACTGAGAAAATATCACTGTCTTCCGGCACCTTCAGGTTGGGGTGCGACAGGCAGAACTCGCCGATGCTGGGGTCCAGCGTAAAGCCCTGCACGCTCCGCCGGGTGGCGTACACCAGCATGGTGGAAGAGCCGTAGATGATGTAACCGGCAGCGATCTGGCGGTTGCCGGGCTGCAGGAAGTCCTCCAGCTCGCAGGGCGTGCCATTGGGCGTCAATCTGCGGTAAACGGAGAAAATGGTGCCGATAGAAACATTCACATCAATATTGCCCGAGCCGTCCAGCGGGTCTATCAGCACAACATATTTTGAATTTTTGGAATGTTCGTCAGTAAAAGGGATAAATTCTTCATTCTCTTCGGACGCAACACCACAGCAATAGATGCTGGTTCCCAGTGAGTTGATCAGCTGGTCATTGGCAAATTCATCCAGTTTTTTAACAGATTCTCCCTGTACATTGGTTTTGCCGGCTTCGCCGAGAATATCCGCAATACCGGCTTTGTTCACTTCTACATTCACTCTCTTTGAGGCCAGTCCGATATCCCGCAAAAGGCCTGATAGCTGGCCGGTTGCACCGGGGTAATTACGCAGTTCCTGGATAGTGAACTCGTCCAGGGTCATCACTCGTTGGTTCAGTTTCATAAACGTCAGGTTTTGGTGTTGGTTTGGGTGGGCTAAATTAAGGGAATCGCCTCTATTTCAAGGGAATTGTCATTTTCTGCGAGATAGATTTTAAAACAAATCTAAAGTTGCCGTACTTTGCCGAACGATTTTTTAACAGAAGAGGATTTCCTTTATGAAAGTTTTCAAATTTGGCGGCGCAAGTTTAGAAACCATTGAGCGCATTCAACAAGTAGGCAAAATCATCCAGTCCTGCTCAGATGACCAGCTTCTCGTAGTGATCTCTGCCATGGGAAAAACCACCAATGAACTGGAAAAGGTGGCGCAGAACTACTTTTTGCGTAAACGGGAGATCGCCGCTCAACTGTTATACAATATAGAACAATACCACCTCCAGGTGGCGGAGCAACTGCTCGGCACAAGGGAACATAACCTGTTCATCCAGCTGCAGCAGTTCTTTACGGAAGCGGAATGGACCCTGGGTGAAAAACCGCTCCGGCCATATGATTACTATTATGATCAGATAGTGGGACTGGGGGAACTGCTCAGCACCGCTATCGTCAGTGCTTACTTTAACCAGACCGGCATTACCAATGTATGGCTGGACGTACGCGATGTGTTCCGCACAGATGATACGTTCAGGGACGCGAATATCGATTGGGAGGTAACGCAGCGGCAGGTAAATGAAAAAGTGCTTCCCCTCTTCAATACCGCCAATATCGTCATTGCACAGGGCTTCATCGGCAGTACGGACCAGAATGAAAGCGTCACCCTCGGCCGTGAGGGCAGTGACTTTTCCGCCGCCGTATTCGCCAATCTGCTGAATGCTGAGAGCCAGACCATCTGGAAGGATGTGGAAGGCCTAAAAAATGCCGACCCCAAGCTCTTCCCCAATACGATCAATATTCCCGAGATCAGTTTCGGAGAAGTGATAGAAATGGCCTACTATGGCGCGCAGGTTATCCATCCGAAAACGATCAAACCGCTGCAGAACAAACAAATACCGCTATACGTTAAATGTTTCCTGAATAAAGACCTCCCCGGCACCGTGATCCGCGAAGATGCGGACCATCGCTCCCTGCCGCCTATCATCGTGCTGAAAAAGAACCAGGTGCTGATTACCATCACCTCCCGTGATTTTGCCTTTATCACGGAAGACAAGATCAGTGAGATCTATGATATCTTCCATGCCAAAAAGATCAAGATCAATCTCACCCAGAACGGCGCGATCAGTTTTTCCTGCTGTATCGATAATAACCCGGAAAAAATAGAGCTGCTGATCAAAGTCCTGCATGAAGGGTTCAGGATCTCCTATAATGAGGGACTGGAACTGCTCACCGTCCGTCATTATAAAAACGGTTTGCTGGATGAGTTGACCAATGGGCGGAAAATACTGCTGGAGCAGCGGTCTGACAGTACCGTGCAAATGGTGGTGAAATGATCGGTTGCATTGCTAAGCCTTCGTCGGCGCCTTCAGTTCATAAGGCCGGTTAAACAACTCCTGCGATACCTTGAAATGATCCGAAAGCTTTCTGATGATCTCTTTTGACAGCCCCCGGCGGTAATTCAAAACATCTGAAACAAGGCTGGTACTGATGCCCAGCAACTTTGAAAGATCAACAGATTTGAGATGATGATCTTTCATGAGGTACCGCAACACACCAATGGGATCTTCGTCTGAAAAAGTATTGTTCTCATCATCCCACCTGGCGATCAGCCA
This genomic stretch from Chitinophaga sp. XS-30 harbors:
- a CDS encoding ABC transporter ATP-binding protein, encoding MEKRKIIEVKDLVKQYGDFTAVKGISFDVYENEVFGLLGPNGAGKSTTLEIIETLRQKTSGTVIVDGINLDEDPGAIKKIIGVQLQSSGYYPGLNLLELVELFGGLYNQPVNARELLKEFNLEDKATAKFKALSGGQKQRFSIATTLINKPRIIFLDEPTTGLDPQARRNLWTLIQQVKEQGTTVVITTHYMDEAEFLCDRCAIVDSGRVIALDSPDALIDQLVAGGFERKKEVKPANLEDVFIQLTGKDLREE
- a CDS encoding CAP domain-containing protein, translated to MFREKKFYQILVLSVAVFLSSQALACSKPVSGAATGTVRSSGNMEEDILYYVNKYRKSKGLAALVMNEVLNTEARGHSRSMANGRSAFGHDGFESRIDDISKKLGRVSAAAENVAYGNLNAEAVVNGWIKSPGHRKNMLGNFNMIGIGTAKGKGNITYFTQIFINKPAASK
- the fbp gene encoding class 1 fructose-bisphosphatase, with product MKLNQRVMTLDEFTIQELRNYPGATGQLSGLLRDIGLASKRVNVEVNKAGIADILGEAGKTNVQGESVKKLDEFANDQLINSLGTSIYCCGVASEENEEFIPFTDEHSKNSKYVVLIDPLDGSGNIDVNVSIGTIFSVYRRLTPNGTPCELEDFLQPGNRQIAAGYIIYGSSTMLVYATRRSVQGFTLDPSIGEFCLSHPNLKVPEDSDIFSVNMGYYHLYDEKTREAIQLFMAKDNKGKVYRHRFVGCMVSEIHRTLIQGGIFMYPAFGKYSQGRLRLCYECNPMSFLMEKAGGLAIADSERRLLDIKPTELHQRIPVFIGSKNMIETVQAVIR
- a CDS encoding aspartate kinase; this encodes MKVFKFGGASLETIERIQQVGKIIQSCSDDQLLVVISAMGKTTNELEKVAQNYFLRKREIAAQLLYNIEQYHLQVAEQLLGTREHNLFIQLQQFFTEAEWTLGEKPLRPYDYYYDQIVGLGELLSTAIVSAYFNQTGITNVWLDVRDVFRTDDTFRDANIDWEVTQRQVNEKVLPLFNTANIVIAQGFIGSTDQNESVTLGREGSDFSAAVFANLLNAESQTIWKDVEGLKNADPKLFPNTINIPEISFGEVIEMAYYGAQVIHPKTIKPLQNKQIPLYVKCFLNKDLPGTVIREDADHRSLPPIIVLKKNQVLITITSRDFAFITEDKISEIYDIFHAKKIKINLTQNGAISFSCCIDNNPEKIELLIKVLHEGFRISYNEGLELLTVRHYKNGLLDELTNGRKILLEQRSDSTVQMVVK
- a CDS encoding type II toxin-antitoxin system HigA family antitoxin, translating into MEPLKFKIIKSVRQYNQYCKMLEELVMVNKKSVHHRDAIELLEWLIARWDDENNTFSDEDPIGVLRYLMKDHHLKSVDLSKLLGISTSLVSDVLNYRRGLSKEIIRKLSDHFKVSQELFNRPYELKAPTKA